In Aurantimicrobium minutum, the following proteins share a genomic window:
- a CDS encoding aldehyde dehydrogenase family protein produces MSTLKKASDATKLVSQLRESFDSGLTKKRQWRINQLTALRQLITDNESVLEAALATDLGKSATEAQLTEIGIILGDIDYALKNLSSWLKPQKVSIPLAMMPGKAFVVSEPLGVVLIIAPWNYPLQLLLAPLIGAIAAGNAAVLKPSEMAAATSAALAKLIPVYLDTRAVAIVEGAAKETGWLLEQRYDHIFYTGNGRVGQIVLEAAAKHLTPVTLELGGKSPIYVDETVDLEAAAQRIAWAKYLNAGQTCVAPDYVLATSAVQHELEAHLVAAIASLYVPVPKDSPDYGRIINQGHFERLTGLLQDGRVVADGAPDMKQKFIPPTVLAEVSRDAPVMQDEIFGPILPMITVQDLDDAIDFINSKPKPLALYVFSENTLVRRAFTERTSSGSLAFNVAVVQLSVPELPFGGVGASGMGAYRGKRSFDTFSHEKAVFAKSFKPETLALIFPPYTESKKKIIRGLLRKLS; encoded by the coding sequence ATGAGCACGCTCAAGAAAGCATCTGATGCCACCAAGCTAGTGTCCCAACTCCGTGAGAGTTTTGATTCTGGTCTGACAAAGAAGCGCCAGTGGCGCATCAACCAGCTCACTGCACTGAGACAGCTGATTACGGACAATGAGAGTGTTCTAGAGGCAGCACTTGCTACTGACCTTGGGAAATCTGCCACCGAAGCACAGCTGACAGAAATTGGCATCATCCTCGGTGACATTGATTATGCGCTGAAGAATTTGTCATCGTGGCTGAAGCCTCAGAAAGTCTCTATCCCGCTTGCGATGATGCCGGGCAAAGCCTTCGTGGTGAGCGAGCCCTTGGGTGTGGTGTTGATTATTGCGCCCTGGAACTATCCTCTGCAGCTTTTGCTTGCACCGTTGATTGGTGCCATTGCAGCGGGTAATGCTGCGGTTCTCAAACCCAGCGAAATGGCTGCAGCAACCTCAGCTGCCCTAGCCAAGCTCATTCCGGTGTATCTGGACACTCGTGCCGTGGCAATCGTGGAGGGCGCCGCGAAAGAAACCGGTTGGCTACTTGAGCAACGCTATGACCACATTTTTTACACCGGCAACGGACGGGTCGGCCAGATAGTTCTCGAGGCTGCAGCCAAACACTTGACTCCCGTCACTCTCGAGCTTGGCGGAAAGTCTCCCATCTATGTCGATGAGACGGTTGACCTCGAGGCAGCCGCGCAGCGCATCGCGTGGGCAAAATATCTCAATGCCGGTCAAACCTGCGTTGCTCCGGACTATGTGCTGGCCACTTCAGCTGTGCAACACGAGTTGGAAGCTCACCTGGTTGCCGCTATTGCTTCCCTGTATGTCCCTGTACCCAAGGATTCTCCCGACTATGGCCGGATCATCAATCAGGGACATTTCGAACGTCTCACCGGGCTCCTCCAAGACGGACGCGTTGTTGCTGACGGTGCCCCGGATATGAAACAGAAGTTCATTCCACCAACCGTGCTCGCTGAGGTTTCCCGCGATGCACCCGTGATGCAGGATGAAATCTTTGGGCCTATTTTGCCGATGATTACCGTGCAAGACCTTGATGACGCCATTGATTTCATCAATTCCAAGCCGAAGCCGTTAGCTCTATATGTTTTCAGCGAAAACACTCTGGTGCGTCGCGCCTTCACCGAACGAACCAGTTCAGGCTCTCTTGCTTTCAACGTTGCTGTGGTGCAGCTGAGTGTTCCCGAGCTTCCGTTTGGGGGAGTAGGTGCCAGCGGCATGGGCGCCTATCGCGGCAAACGCTCTTTCGACACGTTTAGCCATGAGAAAGCCGTCTTTGCCAAGTCCTTCAAGCCGGAAACTCTTGCACTCATTTTCCCTCCGTATACCGAGTCAAAAAAGAAAATAATTCGTGGTTTGCTGCGCAAACTGAGCTAA
- a CDS encoding carbon-nitrogen hydrolase family protein, translated as MTEEFNTTNDELGESQDVGGVKIAVAQFGPGPNVAENVKTIQALVHAAADNGARLVILPEYSSVLGGKLGDWVFDYAEPLDGPFVEAMTDLAEECNIGIVVGMLEQSSDPSNKLPFNTAVAVLPGAGLVAKYRKVHLFDAFDYKESEWMQAGNPADAPEVFEIDGVVVGMQTCFDLRFPETTRELVDAGVHLVALIAEWISGPKKAHHWAALTSARAIENTVYLAAADQIPPIAVGMSRVISPLGETLIDMGQQMGVSIATVNVKAVEDARAQNPSLQLRRYSVTPRT; from the coding sequence ATGACAGAAGAATTCAACACCACTAATGATGAATTGGGTGAGTCCCAAGATGTCGGCGGAGTGAAAATAGCTGTCGCACAGTTTGGTCCTGGTCCTAACGTTGCCGAGAACGTAAAAACCATTCAAGCTCTCGTTCACGCGGCCGCCGACAATGGTGCTCGGCTAGTGATCTTGCCGGAATACTCCTCAGTTCTCGGTGGAAAACTGGGGGATTGGGTCTTTGACTATGCCGAGCCGCTTGATGGCCCATTCGTTGAGGCAATGACGGATCTTGCGGAAGAGTGCAATATCGGCATTGTTGTTGGCATGCTCGAGCAATCCTCTGATCCTTCCAACAAGCTGCCCTTCAACACTGCCGTTGCAGTTCTCCCCGGTGCTGGGTTGGTGGCCAAGTATCGCAAGGTTCACCTCTTTGATGCTTTCGATTACAAAGAAAGCGAGTGGATGCAAGCAGGTAATCCTGCCGATGCTCCAGAAGTGTTTGAGATTGATGGTGTTGTCGTTGGTATGCAAACTTGCTTCGATTTGAGGTTCCCGGAGACCACCCGGGAGCTCGTTGATGCCGGCGTGCACCTGGTTGCACTCATAGCAGAGTGGATTTCAGGACCGAAGAAAGCCCACCACTGGGCAGCACTCACCTCCGCTCGAGCTATTGAAAACACCGTGTATCTCGCCGCAGCCGATCAGATTCCACCTATCGCTGTGGGAATGTCTCGCGTTATTTCTCCGCTTGGTGAGACCCTGATCGATATGGGTCAGCAAATGGGTGTTTCCATTGCGACCGTCAACGTGAAGGCGGTTGAAGATGCGCGGGCACAAAACCCCTCTCTTCAACTTCGTCGCTATAGCGTCACGCCTCGAACCTAG
- a CDS encoding bifunctional riboflavin kinase/FAD synthetase, with protein sequence MERWYSLSEVPAGWGPSAVTIGKFDGVHLGHREILRQLRELADSRGLASTLITFDRHPAEVTAPDAAPLEILSDAERLDLIAQQGVTAALVLPFDQELAAVSPREFVTEILLGTLNAKAVLVGHDFRFGANAQGTVELLTELGHELGFDVVLIEDVKEDGHGRISSSHIRELISAGEVAQATELLGSYPRVSGEVVHGHKRGRELGFPTANIGHDARIVIPGDGVYAGWFVDEGKRYPAAISVGTNPTFEGNMSRTVEAYLLDENLDLYGHMATVEFVARIRGMVAFNGVEELVKQMHDDVRITRELVGSGKQ encoded by the coding sequence ATGGAGCGGTGGTATTCGCTCTCAGAAGTCCCAGCAGGTTGGGGCCCAAGTGCGGTCACCATTGGGAAGTTTGATGGTGTGCATCTGGGCCATCGTGAAATTCTCCGACAGTTGCGCGAACTTGCTGATTCTCGAGGTTTAGCCTCTACGCTGATTACTTTTGATCGTCATCCTGCAGAAGTAACGGCACCGGATGCTGCACCGCTTGAAATTCTGAGCGATGCGGAACGCCTCGATCTCATCGCGCAGCAAGGTGTTACAGCAGCACTCGTGCTTCCCTTTGACCAGGAGCTTGCTGCGGTGAGTCCACGAGAGTTTGTGACCGAGATCCTCCTAGGCACCCTCAACGCCAAAGCAGTACTCGTCGGTCACGACTTCCGTTTCGGTGCGAATGCACAAGGGACCGTGGAACTGTTGACCGAGTTAGGTCATGAGCTCGGTTTTGATGTTGTCCTCATCGAGGATGTGAAAGAAGACGGCCATGGCCGCATTTCTTCCTCACATATTCGTGAGCTCATTTCCGCAGGAGAGGTTGCTCAGGCAACTGAACTTTTGGGAAGTTACCCCAGGGTCAGCGGTGAAGTTGTTCACGGACACAAGCGCGGACGTGAACTCGGTTTCCCCACCGCCAATATTGGTCATGATGCACGAATTGTGATTCCCGGTGACGGAGTCTATGCAGGCTGGTTTGTGGATGAAGGAAAGCGGTACCCCGCAGCTATTTCTGTGGGAACAAACCCGACCTTTGAAGGAAATATGTCTCGCACCGTGGAGGCTTATCTCCTCGATGAAAACCTTGACCTCTATGGCCACATGGCCACTGTTGAATTTGTCGCACGCATTCGAGGAATGGTTGCTTTCAACGGGGTTGAAGAGCTTGTGAAACAAATGCACGACGATGTACGCATCACGAGAGAGCTCGTGGGATCGGGAAAGCAATGA
- the truB gene encoding tRNA pseudouridine(55) synthase TruB, with protein MASSSTSAPNGILLVDKPQGFTSHDAVARVRRLAGTRKVGHAGTLDPMATGLLIMGLGPSTRLLTYIVGLSKEYLATIRLGSSSTTDDAEGELLGFAPQTQLSKVTEEDILAGVHSLTGEIEQIPSSVSAIKVNGKRAYDLARAGESVELKARPVTIYSFEVNNIEFGQDDAGNGYIDVQVRVECSSGTYIRALARDVGFKLGVGGHLTALRRTRIGDFHVMDAVDIESMAGAPQLQKPSDVARRIFPAIDLNETQALELSQGKRVLLEGYPDSAEPVAAIGPQDRLIGLITVKKNLSRVVVNFPTETESS; from the coding sequence ATGGCTTCCTCCTCGACTTCTGCCCCCAACGGCATTTTGTTAGTCGACAAGCCTCAAGGTTTTACCAGTCATGATGCGGTTGCGCGTGTTCGCCGCTTAGCCGGGACTCGCAAGGTTGGCCATGCGGGAACGTTAGATCCCATGGCTACCGGACTGCTCATCATGGGGTTAGGGCCCTCTACTCGGCTTCTGACGTACATCGTCGGTCTGAGTAAGGAATATTTAGCCACCATTCGTTTAGGTTCCTCCAGCACTACAGACGATGCGGAAGGAGAGCTACTCGGCTTTGCCCCGCAGACTCAATTGAGCAAGGTCACTGAGGAAGACATTCTTGCTGGAGTTCACTCTTTGACCGGTGAAATTGAGCAAATACCTAGTTCGGTCAGCGCGATCAAAGTTAACGGAAAACGCGCCTATGACCTCGCTCGAGCAGGGGAGAGTGTTGAACTCAAGGCTCGTCCAGTCACGATCTACTCTTTCGAAGTCAACAACATTGAGTTCGGTCAAGATGATGCAGGTAATGGTTACATCGATGTTCAGGTTCGAGTCGAGTGTTCCTCAGGAACATATATTCGTGCCCTCGCCCGTGACGTGGGATTCAAGTTGGGAGTCGGAGGACATCTCACTGCGTTGCGTCGAACACGCATCGGTGACTTCCACGTGATGGATGCCGTCGATATTGAGAGCATGGCCGGTGCTCCTCAGTTGCAGAAACCTTCGGATGTTGCACGGAGGATTTTCCCCGCTATTGACCTGAATGAGACCCAAGCTCTCGAACTGAGCCAAGGAAAGAGAGTTCTACTAGAGGGCTATCCCGATAGCGCTGAGCCGGTCGCAGCAATAGGCCCACAAGATAGGCTGATTGGGCTGATTACAGTGAAGAAAAACCTCTCCCGTGTCGTTGTCAATTTCCCCACAGAAACGGAAAGTTCCTAG
- a CDS encoding carotenoid biosynthesis protein, whose translation MTSATRSTIRSTRGLWILLALSFAAAFVPAGTPGSITLVVGFMPVIFSIWHFTWWAGAATAWLSFLAVVVVSFTGEALGVATGLVFGNYYYPDGPLGPLLLGVPPLIQFQYFAMAYAALMVARSIGGVLTTAARGWLLVGVSTMAAFAMTLLDLASDPWHATVLQQWIWRDGGSYFGVPIHNFFGWFFETLVFLLIIQALLNRTKTLVTIAEPKPRGFWLQGVLLYGTFPFTIALTPLVQGSAFDHDALVIADAMVGVALFAVVPLWLAAILSLRTVKTQTL comes from the coding sequence ATGACCTCTGCAACTCGTTCCACAATTCGCAGCACCCGCGGCCTCTGGATTCTTCTCGCACTCTCCTTCGCAGCCGCATTTGTCCCTGCAGGAACCCCCGGAAGTATCACTCTGGTCGTCGGGTTTATGCCAGTTATTTTCTCCATCTGGCATTTCACCTGGTGGGCTGGCGCAGCAACAGCCTGGTTGTCATTTCTTGCCGTCGTCGTGGTGAGCTTCACAGGTGAGGCACTTGGTGTTGCTACTGGATTAGTTTTTGGAAACTACTACTACCCAGATGGGCCTCTGGGGCCCCTCCTGTTAGGCGTTCCTCCCCTGATTCAATTCCAGTACTTTGCCATGGCATATGCCGCACTCATGGTGGCTAGATCCATTGGTGGAGTCCTCACAACAGCCGCCAGAGGTTGGTTGTTGGTGGGAGTTTCCACCATGGCCGCCTTCGCCATGACACTTCTGGACCTGGCAAGTGACCCCTGGCATGCCACTGTTTTGCAACAGTGGATTTGGCGCGATGGTGGTTCTTACTTTGGCGTTCCCATTCACAACTTCTTTGGCTGGTTCTTTGAAACCTTGGTATTCCTGCTGATCATTCAGGCACTGCTCAATCGCACAAAAACACTGGTCACCATTGCTGAACCCAAGCCTCGAGGTTTCTGGCTGCAAGGCGTCTTGCTCTATGGAACATTCCCCTTCACTATTGCGTTGACTCCCCTGGTTCAAGGCTCTGCCTTTGACCATGACGCCCTCGTGATTGCTGATGCCATGGTCGGCGTTGCCCTCTTTGCTGTCGTGCCATTGTGGCTTGCCGCAATTCTGAGCCTGCGAACAGTCAAAACTCAGACCCTGTAA
- a CDS encoding A/G-specific adenine glycosylase: protein MQQEIIDWFEAEGRDLPWRQPGFTPWGSLVSEFMLQQTPVARVIPKLEEFLQRWPTPAALAASPSGDAVRAWANLGYPRRALWLHQCAVTIVEKFKGEVPRDVEDLLSLPGVGPYTARAVAVFAFGAHEPVVDTNIRRVIARHNQGNADQGPPSTQRDLEAMKALLPSPEKSPAFNAGIMELGALVCTARNPRCDVCPIAHTCAWKKAGYPEHVGPKKTVQKKYEGSDRQARGAVMALLRQAQHTVSSEELQACWPDHAQLGRAITGLLQDGLMELVADDSYQLPA, encoded by the coding sequence GTGCAGCAAGAGATTATTGACTGGTTTGAAGCCGAGGGCAGAGATCTTCCTTGGCGCCAACCTGGCTTCACCCCGTGGGGTTCACTGGTCTCAGAATTTATGCTGCAGCAAACCCCTGTCGCTCGTGTCATTCCCAAGTTGGAGGAATTTCTCCAACGCTGGCCAACGCCAGCAGCGCTCGCGGCATCACCATCTGGGGATGCTGTGCGAGCGTGGGCGAATCTCGGCTATCCCCGCAGGGCACTATGGTTACACCAGTGTGCCGTCACGATTGTGGAGAAGTTCAAGGGTGAAGTCCCCCGTGATGTTGAGGACTTACTCTCTCTTCCCGGCGTCGGACCCTACACCGCCAGAGCAGTAGCGGTCTTTGCTTTCGGTGCTCACGAACCTGTCGTGGATACAAACATTCGCCGCGTTATCGCCCGGCACAATCAAGGAAATGCTGACCAGGGACCACCTTCAACACAACGTGATCTTGAGGCAATGAAAGCGCTGTTGCCTTCGCCGGAGAAATCCCCTGCTTTCAACGCAGGAATCATGGAGCTGGGTGCTCTGGTTTGCACAGCGCGAAACCCCCGCTGTGACGTGTGCCCCATAGCCCACACCTGCGCATGGAAAAAGGCGGGCTATCCCGAACACGTGGGGCCTAAGAAAACTGTGCAGAAAAAGTATGAGGGCAGTGATCGCCAAGCTCGTGGTGCCGTAATGGCGCTACTGAGACAGGCGCAGCACACAGTGAGCTCAGAGGAACTTCAGGCGTGCTGGCCAGATCATGCACAGCTCGGACGAGCGATAACGGGACTATTACAAGATGGTCTCATGGAGCTTGTCGCTGATGACAGCTACCAATTGCCGGCGTAG
- a CDS encoding 2TM domain-containing protein, with product MKDEELREVARKQLKKKADFKQYLWVWLAVSILLTGVWFLTSPGQYFWPIWAIFGMGIGALFTGIDAYSKNPKIITDSQIDAEVERLKKK from the coding sequence ATGAAAGATGAAGAACTTCGCGAAGTTGCTCGCAAGCAATTGAAGAAAAAGGCCGATTTCAAGCAATACTTGTGGGTCTGGCTCGCTGTTTCCATTCTCCTTACCGGAGTGTGGTTCCTCACCTCCCCTGGCCAATACTTCTGGCCTATCTGGGCCATCTTTGGCATGGGTATTGGGGCATTGTTCACTGGAATTGATGCTTACTCCAAGAACCCCAAGATCATTACTGATTCACAGATTGACGCTGAAGTAGAGCGCCTGAAGAAAAAGTAA
- the rbfA gene encoding 30S ribosome-binding factor RbfA — protein sequence MVDHARARKLGELIKVIVAEALERGIITDTRLGFVTITDVRMTGDLQHASIFYTVYGTDEEREETAAALKANTGRIRGEVGRGLTVRLTPTIEFILDALPDTAKSIDDLLAKAHAQDEEVEALAKKAQYAGEKDPYIKPRETDEA from the coding sequence ATGGTTGATCACGCAAGAGCACGTAAACTCGGCGAACTGATTAAGGTCATCGTCGCTGAAGCACTCGAGCGCGGCATCATTACTGATACGCGTCTCGGTTTTGTCACCATCACTGATGTACGCATGACCGGTGACTTGCAGCACGCCTCCATCTTCTACACCGTCTATGGCACGGATGAAGAGCGTGAAGAGACTGCTGCAGCGCTGAAGGCAAACACTGGTCGTATCCGCGGCGAGGTTGGCCGAGGTCTGACTGTTCGTCTTACCCCAACTATTGAATTCATTCTTGATGCACTCCCTGACACAGCAAAGTCCATCGACGACTTGCTGGCCAAGGCACATGCTCAAGATGAAGAAGTTGAAGCTTTGGCCAAGAAAGCACAGTATGCCGGCGAGAAGGACCCCTACATCAAACCTCGCGAAACTGACGAAGCTTAG
- the infB gene encoding translation initiation factor IF-2, whose protein sequence is MAAKPRVHEVAAEYGIDSKLALAKLKDLGEFVKGPSSTIEPPVARKLRNALEAEGMKPVPAGEAAPAAKSAAKAPAKAAPAAEAPAAPAAPTPGPAAPKAEEKPAPAPEAPQAPAADAPAPKAAGGARPGNNPFASAQGMGTRPAGAPRPGNNPFASAQGMGTRPAGSPSPGSIPRPMAPRPGGMPRPGGAGGAGRPGGPGRGGAGAGAGFQRPGGGGGFRQGAPGGAPGGAGAPARPGFGPNRPPAGGGGGRGRGPGGGTAGAFGRGGGKSKARKSKRTKRAEFELREAPSLGGVSVPRGDGNTVIRLRRGASLADFADKINATPANLVTVLFHLGEMATATESIDEATFEILGEELGFKIQIVSPEEEDKELLDAFNIDLEQELADESDEDLEIRPPVVTVMGHVDHGKTRLLDAIRKTNVIAGEAGGITQHIGAYQVHANHDGVDRLITFIDTPGHEAFTAMRARGAQVTDIAILVVAADDGIMPQTIEALNHAQAANVPIVVAVNKVDKPDANPAKVRQQLTEYNLVAEEYGGDVMFVDVSALSGLGITELLDAVLLTADAGLDLRANPNKDARGIAIEARLDKGRGAVATVLIESGTLRVGDAIVAGTAYGRVRAMVDENGTAVEAATPSRPVQVQGLSSVPRAGDTFLVTEDDRTARQIAEKREAAERNAQLAKARKRISLEDFTKALEDGKVESLNLIIKGDVSGAVEALEESLLKIEVDESVQLRIIHRGVGAVTESDVNLATVDNAVIIGFNVRPDTKARERALREGVDIRFYSVIYSALEDIENSLKGMLKPEFEEVQSGVAEIREIFRSSKFGNIAGCIVRSGTITRNSKARVIREGIVIADGLAIESLRRFKDDATEVKTDFECGIGLGKYNDIQIGDEIETIELKEKPRV, encoded by the coding sequence GTGGCTGCCAAACCACGCGTACACGAAGTTGCTGCCGAATACGGCATCGATAGCAAGCTTGCTCTAGCCAAGCTGAAAGATCTTGGTGAGTTCGTTAAGGGACCATCGTCAACAATTGAGCCTCCCGTAGCACGCAAGCTACGTAACGCTTTAGAGGCAGAGGGCATGAAGCCAGTTCCTGCTGGCGAAGCTGCACCCGCTGCGAAGAGCGCAGCAAAGGCGCCTGCCAAGGCAGCGCCTGCTGCTGAAGCTCCAGCGGCACCTGCTGCCCCCACACCTGGTCCGGCTGCACCTAAGGCGGAAGAAAAGCCCGCTCCCGCACCAGAAGCTCCTCAAGCTCCAGCTGCTGATGCACCAGCACCTAAGGCTGCCGGTGGCGCACGCCCCGGAAACAACCCCTTTGCTTCTGCACAAGGCATGGGAACACGCCCTGCCGGTGCACCACGACCAGGTAACAACCCCTTCGCTTCCGCACAAGGTATGGGAACCCGCCCCGCAGGTTCACCTTCCCCCGGAAGTATTCCTCGCCCGATGGCTCCTCGCCCAGGTGGCATGCCACGTCCCGGTGGAGCCGGTGGCGCAGGTCGTCCCGGTGGTCCAGGTCGCGGTGGCGCAGGTGCAGGTGCTGGATTCCAGCGCCCAGGTGGTGGTGGCGGATTCCGTCAGGGTGCTCCTGGTGGAGCCCCAGGTGGTGCTGGTGCACCAGCTCGTCCAGGTTTTGGCCCTAACCGTCCACCAGCAGGTGGCGGTGGCGGTCGTGGCCGTGGCCCCGGCGGTGGAACCGCTGGTGCGTTCGGTCGTGGCGGCGGAAAGTCCAAAGCACGTAAGTCGAAGAGAACAAAAAGAGCAGAGTTTGAACTCCGCGAGGCACCATCGCTTGGTGGCGTAAGTGTTCCTCGTGGTGATGGCAACACTGTTATTCGTTTGCGCCGCGGTGCCTCACTTGCTGACTTTGCCGACAAGATCAATGCAACCCCAGCAAACTTGGTAACTGTTCTGTTCCACCTTGGTGAGATGGCAACAGCAACTGAATCAATCGACGAAGCGACCTTCGAAATTCTCGGTGAAGAACTGGGCTTCAAAATCCAGATTGTTTCCCCTGAGGAAGAAGACAAAGAACTGCTCGACGCATTCAACATCGACCTTGAGCAAGAACTTGCTGACGAGAGCGATGAAGATCTCGAAATTCGTCCACCCGTTGTTACTGTGATGGGTCACGTTGACCACGGTAAGACTCGTTTGCTCGATGCCATCCGTAAGACCAACGTCATCGCGGGCGAAGCCGGTGGAATTACTCAGCACATTGGTGCCTACCAGGTTCACGCAAACCACGATGGTGTTGACCGTCTAATCACCTTCATTGACACCCCTGGTCACGAAGCGTTTACCGCTATGCGTGCCCGTGGTGCGCAGGTAACTGACATCGCCATTCTCGTTGTTGCTGCAGATGACGGCATCATGCCTCAGACCATTGAGGCTTTGAACCACGCACAGGCAGCTAATGTGCCTATCGTGGTTGCCGTCAACAAGGTGGACAAGCCTGATGCGAACCCTGCAAAGGTTCGTCAGCAGCTCACCGAGTACAACCTCGTAGCCGAAGAATACGGTGGAGACGTCATGTTCGTTGACGTATCTGCACTTTCTGGTTTGGGTATTACCGAACTTCTGGATGCTGTTCTACTAACCGCAGATGCAGGTCTGGATCTGCGCGCTAACCCCAATAAGGACGCCCGCGGTATCGCTATTGAAGCTCGTCTGGACAAGGGTCGCGGTGCTGTCGCTACCGTGCTCATTGAGTCTGGAACTCTTCGCGTCGGTGACGCCATCGTGGCAGGTACTGCCTACGGTCGCGTTCGTGCCATGGTGGACGAGAACGGCACTGCAGTTGAAGCAGCAACCCCATCACGTCCTGTCCAGGTTCAGGGTCTGTCTTCAGTTCCTCGCGCCGGTGACACCTTCCTGGTTACCGAAGATGACCGTACTGCTCGTCAGATCGCTGAAAAGCGTGAGGCCGCTGAACGTAACGCTCAGCTGGCTAAGGCTCGTAAGCGCATCTCGCTTGAAGACTTCACCAAGGCACTTGAGGATGGCAAGGTTGAATCTCTCAACCTCATCATCAAGGGTGACGTTTCCGGTGCTGTTGAAGCTCTGGAAGAGTCCTTGCTCAAGATTGAGGTTGATGAGAGCGTACAGTTGCGCATCATCCACCGCGGTGTTGGTGCTGTTACCGAAAGCGATGTCAACCTGGCAACAGTCGACAACGCAGTCATCATCGGCTTCAACGTTCGACCCGACACCAAGGCACGCGAGCGTGCTTTGCGTGAAGGTGTTGATATCCGCTTCTACTCGGTCATCTACTCAGCACTGGAAGATATTGAGAACTCCCTCAAGGGCATGCTCAAGCCAGAGTTCGAAGAAGTTCAGTCCGGTGTTGCAGAGATTCGCGAAATCTTCCGCTCGAGCAAGTTCGGCAACATTGCTGGATGTATCGTGCGCAGTGGAACGATTACACGTAACTCGAAGGCACGCGTTATCCGCGAGGGTATCGTTATCGCCGATGGCCTGGCCATCGAGTCTCTGCGTCGCTTCAAGGACGATGCCACCGAAGTCAAGACTGACTTCGAATGTGGTATCGGTCTGGGTAAGTACAACGACATCCAAATCGGCGATGAGATCGAGACCATCGAACTCAAGGAAAAGCCCCGCGTCTAA
- a CDS encoding YlxR family protein, producing the protein MEPVRTCIGCRQRSEKSALLRVIEVDGRVEADLSGSAPGRGAWLHPTPECCNEAVKRRAFGRALRAEITNTDTITQRLNG; encoded by the coding sequence ATGGAACCTGTAAGGACGTGCATCGGCTGCCGTCAACGATCTGAGAAGTCCGCTTTGTTGCGGGTTATTGAAGTTGATGGCCGTGTTGAAGCGGATTTATCCGGTTCAGCGCCAGGTCGCGGTGCGTGGCTACACCCCACACCAGAGTGTTGCAATGAAGCAGTGAAGCGCCGGGCTTTTGGCCGCGCACTTCGCGCAGAAATTACTAACACTGACACCATCACACAAAGGCTGAACGGCTAA
- the nusA gene encoding transcription termination factor NusA — MDIDLRVLKLMESEKGIPFDELVEIIEAAILTAYQKHVIQSEPRVAPVKPSKDDDDAPRAPRVAPELPEARVELDRKTGIVTIYVPEKDEEGVVIGEAVATPDDFGRIAAFAAKQVINQRLRDLADDAVIGEFKGREGDIVSGVIQQGQNPKMVFIDLGTVEAVMPPEEQVPGEDYTHGNRIRVYVTAVNRGAKGPQVTVSRTHPQLVRKLFTMEVPEIQSGLVEIVALAREAGHRTKIAVKATDPAINAKGACIGELGRRVRAVTEELNDEKIDIVDYSADLPTFVTNALSPAKVSSAFILDAATKAVRALVPDYQLSLAIGKEGQNARLAAKLTGAKIDIQPDSVMDED; from the coding sequence GTGGACATCGATCTCAGAGTTCTCAAGCTCATGGAATCAGAGAAGGGAATTCCCTTCGATGAGTTGGTCGAAATTATCGAAGCAGCCATCCTCACCGCATATCAGAAGCACGTTATCCAGTCGGAGCCTCGTGTTGCGCCCGTGAAGCCCTCTAAGGACGACGATGATGCGCCTCGCGCACCACGCGTCGCACCTGAACTTCCTGAAGCACGTGTTGAACTAGACCGCAAGACCGGTATCGTCACCATTTACGTTCCTGAGAAGGACGAAGAGGGTGTTGTTATCGGTGAAGCAGTGGCAACTCCAGATGACTTTGGCCGTATTGCGGCCTTTGCGGCAAAGCAGGTCATTAACCAGCGTCTTCGTGACCTAGCTGATGACGCAGTTATTGGTGAATTCAAGGGCCGTGAAGGTGACATTGTCTCGGGTGTAATTCAGCAGGGACAAAACCCCAAGATGGTCTTCATTGATTTGGGCACTGTTGAAGCAGTAATGCCACCTGAAGAGCAGGTTCCTGGCGAAGATTACACACACGGAAACCGTATTCGTGTCTACGTCACTGCGGTCAACCGCGGTGCTAAAGGCCCACAGGTTACCGTCTCGCGCACCCACCCTCAGCTTGTGCGCAAGCTGTTCACAATGGAAGTTCCGGAGATTCAAAGCGGACTCGTTGAAATTGTTGCTCTAGCTCGTGAAGCAGGTCACCGCACCAAGATTGCGGTCAAGGCAACCGATCCAGCAATCAACGCTAAGGGCGCCTGCATCGGTGAACTGGGTCGTCGTGTGCGTGCGGTGACGGAAGAACTCAACGATGAAAAGATTGACATCGTTGATTACTCAGCAGATTTGCCCACCTTCGTGACGAATGCTCTGTCACCTGCAAAGGTGTCCAGCGCATTCATCTTGGATGCGGCTACTAAGGCAGTTCGTGCCCTCGTTCCTGACTACCAGCTCTCGCTAGCTATTGGTAAGGAAGGTCAGAACGCTCGCCTGGCAGCAAAGCTCACCGGAGCCAAGATCGACATCCAGCCTGACTCCGTAATGGACGAAGACTAG